The following proteins are encoded in a genomic region of Polynucleobacter paludilacus:
- a CDS encoding EamA family transporter has translation MPFTHLLVALAIVAIWGTNFVIMKYCLAVLPPFLFAALRYTFAFLPMALFIPRPKVPLWNLALYGLFIGVGQFGVVYYAVNSQISPGLASLVIQVQVFFTIGFAMLLTKERLRRYQMFALLLAILGLLLIALHTDATTTLLGLALMIFAGFSWGAANTVGRYAGISNPAQLFAYVVWASAFSVPPLLLISAVFEGGVEHLTLVLEQAPLGVWLGVFWQSWANTLFGYAAWAWLLSKHPAAVVAPMPLLVPIFGMGASAIYLGEGLPAWKLFAAGLVMVGLLINVSWSRLKERFARVI, from the coding sequence CTGCCATTTACCCACTTATTGGTGGCCTTGGCGATCGTCGCGATTTGGGGTACCAATTTCGTGATCATGAAATATTGCTTGGCAGTTTTGCCACCATTTCTGTTTGCTGCGCTGCGCTACACCTTTGCTTTCCTGCCGATGGCCTTATTCATTCCCAGGCCTAAAGTCCCGCTCTGGAATCTAGCGCTCTATGGATTATTCATTGGAGTAGGGCAGTTCGGGGTGGTGTATTACGCAGTCAATAGCCAAATCTCGCCAGGCTTAGCATCTCTGGTCATTCAGGTGCAAGTCTTCTTTACGATCGGCTTTGCGATGCTTCTGACAAAAGAACGTTTGCGTCGCTATCAAATGTTCGCACTATTGTTGGCCATTCTTGGCTTACTGCTGATTGCATTGCATACCGATGCGACCACCACCTTACTGGGCTTAGCCCTCATGATATTCGCTGGTTTTTCTTGGGGTGCGGCCAATACCGTGGGTCGCTACGCAGGTATTAGCAATCCAGCTCAATTATTTGCTTATGTAGTGTGGGCCAGCGCATTTTCTGTTCCTCCCTTACTGCTGATATCGGCTGTCTTTGAGGGTGGAGTGGAGCACTTGACCCTCGTTCTAGAGCAAGCGCCACTCGGGGTCTGGTTAGGGGTCTTCTGGCAATCCTGGGCAAACACTCTATTTGGCTATGCAGCCTGGGCTTGGCTCCTCTCAAAACACCCAGCTGCAGTTGTAGCTCCGATGCCTCTCTTAGTACCCATCTTTGGAATGGGGGCTTCTGCGATCTATTTGGGGGAAGGCCTGCCAGCCTGGAAGTTATTTGCCGCTGGCTTGGTCATGGTGGGGCTTTTGATTAATGTGTCTTGGTCAAGACTAAAAGAACGCTTTGCTAGGGTGATTTAA
- a CDS encoding branched-chain amino acid ABC transporter permease, which yields MDMLAQILSSGIAVGMIYAVIAFGFQLTFATSGTLNFGQGEALMLGALVGLTCVDTLGMNYWAMIPVVCLFGMLQGSFVELIGVRPAIKIKSEFGWIMSTIALGIIFKNVAENVWGRDALPFPPPLPMEPMTFLGANILPMEILVVVGALVMMLLVEFFNRKTIYGKAVVATANDRDAAGLMGINTSMVITFSYALSSLTAAFAGVLIAPLTLTGATMGGALGLKAFAVAIIGGLSSGMGIIVGGLILGIVETATGFYFSTGYKDVPGLILLLLVLAYKPSGLFGKSAIKKV from the coding sequence ATGGACATGCTTGCTCAAATCCTCTCAAGCGGTATAGCAGTGGGGATGATTTACGCGGTTATCGCGTTCGGTTTCCAGCTTACCTTTGCCACTTCTGGCACCTTGAACTTCGGTCAAGGTGAGGCCTTAATGTTGGGTGCCTTAGTGGGTCTGACTTGCGTAGACACCTTAGGCATGAACTACTGGGCCATGATTCCGGTGGTTTGTCTATTTGGTATGTTGCAGGGTAGCTTTGTGGAATTGATTGGTGTGCGTCCAGCCATCAAGATTAAGTCTGAGTTTGGTTGGATCATGTCCACGATTGCCCTTGGCATTATTTTTAAGAACGTTGCAGAAAACGTTTGGGGTCGTGATGCTTTGCCATTTCCACCGCCTTTGCCAATGGAGCCAATGACCTTCTTGGGCGCGAATATTTTGCCAATGGAAATCTTGGTGGTGGTAGGTGCTTTAGTGATGATGTTGTTGGTGGAGTTTTTCAACCGTAAAACGATTTACGGTAAAGCGGTGGTTGCAACCGCGAATGATCGCGATGCGGCTGGCCTGATGGGCATCAATACCAGCATGGTGATTACTTTTTCTTATGCACTCTCATCATTGACCGCTGCATTTGCAGGTGTATTGATTGCACCCTTGACTTTAACTGGCGCGACCATGGGCGGTGCCTTGGGTCTCAAAGCTTTTGCAGTCGCGATCATCGGCGGCCTCTCAAGCGGGATGGGGATTATCGTCGGTGGTTTGATTTTGGGAATCGTAGAAACCGCAACGGGTTTCTATTTCTCGACGGGTTACAAAGATGTACCAGGCTTAATCTTATTGTTGCTGGTACTCGCATACAAACCCTCTGGCCTCTTCGGCAAATCTGCGATTAAGAAAGTTTAA
- a CDS encoding ABC transporter substrate-binding protein has product MKIRRHIFAITTAAMLSAGAHAADIKIAVQGPFTGGSSSMGVSMRDGVRLAAKEINAAGGINGNKIVLIERDDEAKNERGVQIAQEMINNEKVVVALGYANTGVALASTRFYQDAKIPVIDNIATGSLVTRQFPNAPENYVFRIAAPDNIQAPMIAKEAVEKRGLKKVAILADSTNYGQLGREDLEKALKVYGVTPVAEEKFNLGDVDMTSQLLKAKNAGAEVVLTYAIGPELAQIANGMAKLGWKKPIIGSWTLSMASFIDTAGKNGDGAVMPETFIQQPANTPKRKAFVDNYLKDFKPKNGIIASPVSAAQGYDSVYVLAAAIKQANSTEGPKILAALQDLKTPVEGVVMTYNKPFSATDHEAIKAKDVVMGVVESGRVQYLNADDATAKKK; this is encoded by the coding sequence ATGAAAATTCGTCGTCACATTTTTGCAATTACTACCGCTGCAATGTTATCTGCCGGCGCACACGCTGCTGATATCAAAATTGCTGTGCAAGGCCCCTTTACTGGCGGCTCCTCTTCAATGGGCGTGAGCATGCGCGATGGGGTTCGCTTGGCTGCCAAAGAAATTAATGCCGCTGGCGGTATTAATGGCAACAAGATCGTGCTGATTGAGCGTGATGATGAAGCGAAAAATGAGCGTGGTGTACAAATCGCTCAAGAGATGATTAATAACGAGAAAGTGGTTGTAGCCTTGGGTTACGCTAACACTGGCGTTGCTTTGGCATCCACCCGTTTTTACCAAGATGCCAAGATTCCAGTGATTGACAATATTGCCACTGGATCATTGGTTACTCGTCAGTTCCCTAATGCACCTGAGAACTATGTCTTCCGTATTGCGGCTCCCGATAACATCCAGGCTCCAATGATTGCTAAAGAAGCAGTTGAGAAGCGTGGCTTGAAAAAAGTGGCGATTTTGGCTGACTCCACCAACTATGGTCAATTGGGTCGTGAAGACTTAGAGAAGGCCCTGAAGGTTTACGGCGTTACACCCGTTGCTGAAGAGAAATTTAACTTGGGCGATGTCGATATGACTTCCCAGTTACTTAAAGCGAAAAATGCAGGCGCTGAAGTGGTATTGACTTATGCAATCGGGCCTGAGTTGGCGCAAATTGCCAACGGTATGGCTAAGCTGGGCTGGAAGAAGCCTATCATCGGAAGCTGGACTTTATCGATGGCTAGCTTTATTGATACCGCAGGCAAGAATGGTGACGGCGCAGTGATGCCTGAGACTTTTATTCAGCAACCAGCCAATACGCCAAAACGTAAAGCATTTGTGGATAACTATCTGAAGGATTTCAAACCTAAAAATGGCATCATCGCTTCTCCAGTATCTGCAGCCCAAGGTTACGACTCCGTTTACGTCTTAGCTGCTGCGATCAAGCAGGCTAACAGCACAGAAGGGCCAAAGATCTTGGCAGCGCTGCAAGATTTGAAGACCCCAGTTGAGGGCGTTGTAATGACCTATAACAAGCCATTTAGCGCTACTGATCACGAGGCTATTAAGGCCAAGGATGTCGTGATGGGCGTGGTTGAAAGCGGCCGCGTTCAGTATTTGAATGCTGATGACGCTACAGCCAAGAAGAAGTAA
- a CDS encoding helix-turn-helix domain-containing protein, translated as MSMLLSAEDIFDQVQQMPTKERVKFFALIATNAFQKADFSHEEVFGHLKSTSFTADEAAQYLEVSMPTFRRYVQSGKLKPKSTIGRSQLFASPDLRKLKMRLK; from the coding sequence ATGAGCATGCTATTAAGCGCTGAGGATATTTTTGACCAAGTGCAGCAAATGCCTACCAAGGAGCGCGTTAAATTTTTTGCACTCATTGCAACCAATGCCTTCCAAAAAGCTGACTTCTCACACGAAGAAGTATTTGGTCACTTAAAAAGCACTTCGTTCACGGCGGATGAAGCAGCGCAATATCTCGAAGTATCAATGCCCACCTTTCGTCGATATGTTCAGTCTGGCAAGCTAAAGCCCAAAAGCACTATTGGACGAAGTCAACTTTTTGCAAGCCCTGATCTGCGTAAGCTGAAAATGAGGCTGAAGTAA
- a CDS encoding FAD:protein FMN transferase produces the protein MIRCKPMLGTYVEIQIDEAQVGLTSRQTHLAIDEAFASIALVQSLMGFHDRHSELSMINSYRADESLEIHPWTEKVLKTAQFICQESRGLFDCGVGRQLVNKKLLPLHQINHVPSNESSILSIQFLGNQIIRLTQAVCLDLGGIAKGFAVDEAVRALKLCGIQNGVVNAGGDLRVFGRQSHTVLLRSPRQANELIQIGSLREGAIATSSNHTIFHPQKGSTPIQGSYSIIAQECIYADALTKVLALSQDAHHPIFKNYQAESLWLPA, from the coding sequence CTCAAGGCAAACCCATCTTGCAATAGATGAAGCTTTTGCTTCAATTGCCTTAGTCCAAAGCTTGATGGGTTTTCATGATCGACATAGTGAGCTTTCGATGATTAATAGTTATCGAGCCGATGAGTCACTAGAGATTCATCCTTGGACGGAAAAAGTATTAAAGACTGCACAATTCATTTGTCAGGAGTCGCGTGGTTTATTTGATTGTGGGGTGGGGAGACAGCTCGTCAATAAAAAATTATTACCACTACATCAGATAAACCATGTCCCCTCCAATGAAAGCAGTATTCTCAGTATCCAATTTTTGGGTAATCAAATCATTCGCCTGACCCAAGCGGTTTGCCTTGATCTTGGAGGTATCGCTAAGGGTTTTGCTGTAGATGAGGCAGTGCGAGCGCTCAAGCTTTGCGGCATCCAAAATGGTGTTGTCAATGCAGGTGGCGACCTCAGGGTCTTTGGCAGACAATCTCATACTGTCTTACTGCGCAGCCCCAGACAAGCCAATGAACTGATTCAGATTGGCAGCTTACGGGAGGGGGCGATTGCCACCTCAAGTAATCACACGATCTTCCACCCCCAAAAAGGCAGTACTCCGATTCAAGGTTCGTATTCCATCATCGCTCAAGAATGCATCTATGCCGATGCACTCACTAAAGTACTGGCTTTGTCGCAAGATGCCCACCACCCGATTTTCAAAAACTACCAGGCAGAATCTTTATGGCTTCCCGCTTAG
- a CDS encoding branched-chain amino acid ABC transporter ATP-binding protein/permease — protein MKLKSHLPLLAAIVGLIGLPLFVENPYYIHLAETILIYTILLFGLDIVVGYVGQVSLGHAGLFGIGSYTAGILFFHLGWPVLATIPASIIVTAIFGGILALPALKVIGPYLAMVTLAFGTIAQILINEMSWLTEGPLGIKLTLPELMGAPMTAAEYFWMVAAIMIVALIVVDRFVKSQMGRAFEALRDSPVACDCMGVSVYRFKVIAFVISAGFAGLAGCLYAYSEQYISPNTYNNELAVLFLLAIIMGGRKSRLGAAIGAAIIVLLPKLLDDINLFRIVASIIAIVVTLGAVLALSKKITTPKRVAIPVAGVVGLAAFSFWLNSIADWRLSIFGFMILLVVYYLQNGIVGFAKTFYLAITGKTKTTVGEATAENTDSSVDFISAVGNKNTGAELLKVESVLMQFGGLKALNNVDLSIKRGTIHGLIGPNGSGKSTMMNVLTGIYIPTAGNVLYADESVVGKTSSEIALSGIARTFQNVQLFGEMTALQNILVGLHHTFKSNMLDIALHLPRYLREERDARNRAMALLKFVGLEDLANEEARNLPYGKQRLLEIARALALDPELLLLDEPAAGLTAPDIKELLRIIRKIRDNGITFILIEHHMDVVMSVCDTVSVLDFGQKIAEGKPAEVQADEKVIHAYLGA, from the coding sequence ATGAAATTGAAGTCCCACCTTCCTCTATTAGCTGCCATAGTTGGCTTAATTGGTTTGCCGCTATTTGTTGAGAATCCGTACTACATTCACTTGGCTGAAACGATCCTGATCTACACCATTTTGTTATTCGGTTTAGACATCGTGGTTGGATATGTTGGCCAAGTTTCCCTGGGTCATGCTGGTCTCTTCGGTATTGGTTCATACACCGCAGGCATCTTGTTCTTTCATCTAGGCTGGCCAGTCTTGGCAACTATTCCCGCTTCGATTATTGTGACCGCGATCTTTGGCGGTATTCTGGCCTTGCCAGCGCTCAAAGTCATTGGGCCTTATTTGGCGATGGTGACCTTGGCATTTGGCACAATTGCCCAGATTTTGATTAATGAGATGAGCTGGTTAACAGAAGGTCCATTGGGTATCAAGTTAACGCTCCCAGAATTGATGGGCGCCCCCATGACTGCGGCTGAATATTTCTGGATGGTCGCAGCAATCATGATCGTGGCCTTGATTGTGGTCGATCGTTTTGTGAAGTCCCAAATGGGTCGCGCCTTTGAAGCCTTGCGTGATAGTCCTGTGGCCTGTGACTGTATGGGTGTCTCGGTATATCGCTTTAAGGTGATCGCCTTTGTGATTAGTGCTGGCTTTGCTGGCTTGGCAGGTTGCTTGTATGCCTATTCAGAGCAATATATTTCTCCAAACACCTATAACAATGAATTAGCCGTTCTCTTCTTGTTGGCCATCATCATGGGCGGACGTAAATCCCGTCTTGGCGCAGCGATTGGTGCAGCCATCATTGTCTTGTTACCAAAATTACTCGACGACATTAACCTGTTCCGCATCGTTGCATCGATTATTGCGATTGTTGTTACGCTTGGTGCAGTGCTTGCATTGTCTAAAAAGATTACGACGCCTAAACGCGTTGCAATCCCTGTAGCGGGTGTAGTCGGTTTGGCAGCCTTCTCATTCTGGCTTAACAGCATCGCTGATTGGCGCTTGAGTATTTTTGGCTTCATGATTTTGTTGGTGGTGTATTACCTGCAAAACGGTATCGTTGGTTTTGCTAAGACCTTCTACTTAGCGATTACCGGTAAAACTAAAACGACAGTTGGTGAAGCTACTGCTGAAAATACCGACTCTTCAGTCGACTTCATTAGCGCAGTCGGTAATAAAAATACTGGCGCTGAGTTATTAAAGGTCGAGTCTGTCTTGATGCAATTTGGTGGACTTAAGGCGCTGAACAACGTAGATCTCAGCATCAAGCGTGGCACCATTCATGGTCTGATTGGACCTAACGGCTCTGGTAAGAGCACGATGATGAACGTACTCACGGGTATTTATATCCCTACCGCCGGTAATGTGCTGTATGCCGATGAGAGCGTAGTGGGTAAAACCTCATCCGAGATTGCGCTTTCAGGTATTGCTCGAACTTTCCAAAACGTGCAGCTCTTTGGCGAGATGACCGCTCTACAGAATATTTTGGTTGGTCTGCACCACACCTTCAAATCCAATATGTTGGATATCGCTCTGCATTTACCTCGCTACTTAAGAGAAGAGCGTGATGCCCGTAATCGTGCGATGGCCTTGTTAAAGTTTGTGGGTCTCGAAGATTTGGCTAATGAAGAAGCCCGCAATTTGCCTTACGGTAAACAGCGCCTGCTCGAGATTGCCCGTGCCTTAGCGCTCGACCCAGAACTGCTCCTACTCGATGAGCCAGCCGCTGGATTGACTGCTCCTGATATTAAAGAGTTGTTGCGCATCATTCGCAAAATTCGGGATAACGGCATTACCTTTATCTTGATTGAGCACCATATGGATGTGGTGATGTCTGTTTGCGATACGGTTTCAGTACTCGACTTTGGTCAGAAGATTGCGGAAGGTAAGCCGGCTGAAGTACAGGCCGATGAGAAAGTCATCCACGCTTACTTAGGTGCTTAA
- a CDS encoding GMC family oxidoreductase, protein MNQANSYDYIIIGAGSAGCMLANRLSQEPQKRVLLIEAGKKDNYVWIHIPVGYLYCIDNPRADWRFRTSKEAGLNGRSLLYPRGKVLGGCSSINGMIYMRGQAADYQSWVEATGDASWSWDEALRRYKSFEDYHGPANQWHGKGGEWTVSRQRLRWPIMDIFKAAAVQAGIPASDDFNRGDNFGVGYFDVSQRKGWRLNTAKAFLKDAQQRPNLTVVTEAIVSKLIIDPITKNCLGVEYIQGGHTQQAHCAIERGGEVLLSAGAIGSVQILERSGIGSAERLSPLGVPVMSDLPGVGENLQDHLQLRMVYKVNGIATLNTKVHSWFGKIMIGLEYLFKRSGPMSMAPSQLGAFAYSSPAQERANVEYHVQPLSLEKFGDQLHRFNAFTASVCNLRPTSRGSVHINTLDVNAPPVISPNYLSTDEDRQIAAESLRLTRKIVQSPALAPYSPEEYKPGMQYQTDADLVKAAGDIGTTIFHPVGTCKMGCTDDSMAVLDSELRVRGIHHLRVVDASAMPTITSGNTAAPTMMIAQRAVELIAGKQS, encoded by the coding sequence ATGAATCAAGCCAATTCCTACGACTACATCATCATCGGCGCCGGTAGCGCTGGCTGCATGCTGGCCAATCGCTTGAGCCAAGAGCCCCAAAAGCGGGTTCTTTTGATTGAGGCTGGCAAAAAAGACAACTATGTGTGGATTCATATTCCGGTGGGATATCTGTATTGCATAGATAACCCCAGGGCTGATTGGCGTTTTCGTACTAGCAAGGAAGCAGGGTTGAATGGCCGCTCGCTTTTATATCCTCGCGGCAAAGTTTTAGGGGGTTGCTCTTCCATTAACGGCATGATCTATATGCGTGGTCAAGCTGCAGACTATCAGTCTTGGGTTGAGGCTACTGGTGATGCATCATGGTCTTGGGATGAGGCACTGCGTCGCTATAAATCCTTTGAGGACTATCACGGCCCAGCCAATCAATGGCATGGCAAAGGTGGTGAGTGGACGGTTTCGCGTCAGCGTTTACGTTGGCCCATTATGGATATTTTCAAAGCAGCCGCAGTTCAGGCCGGCATTCCGGCATCAGATGACTTTAATCGGGGTGACAACTTTGGCGTGGGCTACTTTGATGTCAGCCAGCGTAAAGGTTGGCGTCTGAATACTGCCAAGGCATTTTTAAAAGATGCGCAGCAACGTCCTAACCTGACCGTCGTCACTGAGGCGATAGTCAGTAAGCTGATCATTGACCCCATTACTAAAAATTGCCTTGGTGTTGAATATATTCAGGGCGGTCATACTCAACAGGCCCATTGTGCGATAGAGCGGGGTGGCGAAGTCTTGCTGTCTGCCGGTGCGATTGGTAGCGTACAAATTTTAGAGCGCTCTGGCATTGGCAGCGCTGAGCGTTTAAGTCCATTGGGCGTTCCGGTAATGAGTGATCTGCCCGGCGTCGGTGAGAATCTACAAGATCACTTGCAGTTAAGAATGGTCTACAAAGTTAACGGGATTGCGACCCTGAATACCAAAGTGCACTCTTGGTTTGGCAAGATCATGATCGGTCTAGAGTATCTCTTCAAACGTTCAGGTCCGATGTCAATGGCGCCATCTCAGCTGGGCGCCTTTGCCTACAGCTCACCAGCACAAGAGCGGGCAAATGTGGAATATCACGTTCAACCTTTATCGCTGGAAAAGTTTGGCGATCAATTGCATCGCTTTAATGCGTTTACAGCGAGTGTCTGTAATTTACGTCCGACCTCACGAGGCAGTGTGCATATCAACACATTAGACGTTAATGCGCCACCGGTGATTAGTCCTAACTACTTATCGACTGATGAAGATCGCCAAATTGCAGCAGAGTCTTTGCGTCTCACAAGAAAGATTGTACAAAGCCCCGCTTTAGCGCCTTACTCACCAGAAGAGTACAAGCCTGGTATGCAATATCAAACTGATGCTGATCTAGTGAAAGCCGCAGGAGATATTGGTACGACGATTTTTCATCCAGTGGGCACTTGTAAGATGGGGTGCACTGATGATTCGATGGCAGTCTTGGATTCAGAATTGCGTGTTAGAGGAATTCATCACTTGCGGGTGGTTGATGCCTCTGCCATGCCGACCATTACCTCTGGAAATACTGCGGCGCCCACCATGATGATTGCGCAGCGTGCGGTCGAGTTGATTGCTGGTAAGCAAAGTTAA
- a CDS encoding type II toxin-antitoxin system RelE/ParE family toxin, with product MEIHYKRPFAQFIKKASKALQLAIEDQVYEICRAPALGVQKSGDLKDFLIHKFYFNRQEYLIAYRHSRKTEAIDIVWIDFYKVGNHENFYIELKRFIRKEKDSHH from the coding sequence ATGGAAATACATTACAAACGGCCTTTTGCACAATTTATAAAGAAAGCCAGTAAAGCGCTTCAATTGGCCATAGAAGATCAGGTTTATGAAATTTGTAGGGCGCCAGCACTTGGCGTGCAAAAGTCAGGGGATTTAAAAGATTTTTTAATACATAAGTTTTACTTTAATCGTCAGGAATATTTGATAGCCTATCGCCATAGCAGAAAAACAGAAGCCATCGACATAGTTTGGATTGATTTTTATAAGGTGGGAAATCATGAAAATTTTTACATTGAGTTAAAGCGATTTATTCGCAAAGAAAAAGATTCGCATCATTAA
- a CDS encoding ABC transporter ATP-binding protein, producing MLSIQNLEAGYGKVKVLHGISIDVPKGQVITLIGSNGAGKTTTMRAITGMIKPTAGEVLLSGQRIDGSESHKIARLGLAHSPEGRRVFTTMSVTDNLLLGAFPRFTGSRPKGDIQKDLEHALEMFPRLKERRNQLAGTLSGGEQQMLAMARAVMLNPEIILLDEPSMGLAPILVEEVFRIISNLKSQGVTMLLVEQFAAAALNVADYGYVLENGKIATHGPASKLKDDPAVKAAYLGGSGH from the coding sequence ATGTTATCTATTCAGAATCTCGAAGCAGGCTACGGTAAGGTTAAAGTCCTTCATGGCATCAGCATCGATGTACCAAAAGGGCAAGTGATTACCTTGATCGGCTCTAATGGTGCAGGCAAGACCACTACTATGCGTGCGATAACCGGCATGATTAAACCTACTGCTGGTGAAGTGCTTCTGAGTGGTCAACGAATCGATGGCTCTGAGTCACACAAAATCGCCCGCCTCGGTTTGGCTCATAGTCCTGAAGGCCGTCGTGTCTTCACGACGATGTCGGTTACTGATAACTTGCTCTTGGGGGCTTTTCCTCGCTTTACAGGCAGCCGTCCTAAAGGCGATATCCAAAAAGACCTGGAGCACGCCTTAGAAATGTTCCCCCGCCTCAAAGAGCGCCGCAATCAATTGGCAGGTACTTTATCTGGTGGCGAACAGCAGATGTTGGCTATGGCGCGCGCAGTCATGCTCAACCCTGAAATCATCTTGCTGGATGAGCCTTCAATGGGCTTAGCACCCATTTTGGTAGAAGAAGTTTTCAGAATTATTTCTAATCTGAAGTCACAAGGTGTGACCATGCTATTGGTTGAGCAATTCGCCGCCGCCGCTTTGAACGTAGCAGACTATGGCTACGTGCTTGAGAATGGCAAGATCGCTACTCATGGACCTGCTAGTAAACTCAAAGATGATCCTGCTGTGAAGGCTGCATATCTCGGTGGCAGCGGGCACTAA